From the genome of Xiphophorus hellerii strain 12219 chromosome 11, Xiphophorus_hellerii-4.1, whole genome shotgun sequence, one region includes:
- the tpst1l gene encoding tyrosylprotein sulfotransferase 1, like, which translates to MRGRTNMLLGCVLLCSASLLYLGMNTIDCPRKSHRYHWMELNMASGNQSLPHFPEDTPLIFIGGFPRSGTTLMRVMLDAHSAVRCGEETRVIPRLLAMRATWSRSVRERIRLDEAGVTDQVLDAAVRAFLLEVIVGHGEPAARLCNKDPFALKSLSYLARIFPKAKFVLMLRDGRATVHSMISRKVTISGFDLSSYRDCLTKWSSAVEAMFSQCQAVGETRCLPVRYEQLVLHPEQQMRDLLHFLELQWDSSVLHHEELIGKAGGVSLSKVERSTDQVVKPVNTEALSKWVGNIPSNVIDDMAEIAPMLARLGYNPHANPPDYTKADPITSPFNHLQREKTAADSPHPS; encoded by the exons ATGCGAGGCAGAACCAACATGCTGCTGGGCTGCGTGCTCCTCTGCTCCGCCTCCCTGCTCTACCTGGGCATGAACACTATAGACTGCCCTCGGAAAAGCCACCGCTACCACTGGATGGAGCTCAACATGGCCTCGGGCAATCAGAGTCTGCCGCACTTCCCGGAAGACACACCCCTCATCTTCATCGGGGGTTTTCCTCGGAGCGGCACCACGCTGATGCGCGTGATGCTGGACGCGCACAGCGCCGTTCGGTGCGGAGAGGAGACCAGGGTGATCCCTCGCCTCCTAGCTATGAGGGCTACCTGGAGTCGCTCCGTCAGGGAGAGGATACGCTTGGACGAGGCCGGCGTCACTGACCAGGTGTTGGACGCAGCGGTGCGAGCCTTTCTGTTGGAG GTGATAGTCGGCCATGGGGAGCCTGCAGCTCGTCTTTGCAACAAGGACCCATTCGCGTTGAAGTCCCTGTCTTATTTGGCGCGCATCTTCCCCAAAGCCAAGTTTGTCCTCATGTTGAGAGACGGACGGGCAACTGTCCACTCCATGATATCTCGCAAG GTGACCATCTCGGGGTTCGACCTGAGCAGCTACAGAGACTGTCTGACCAAGTGGAGCAGTGCAGTGGAGGCCATGTTCAGCCAGTGCCAGGCGGTGGGGGAAACACGATGTTTACCTGTCCGATACGAGCAGCTGGTTCTCCACCCAGAGCAGCAAATGAGGGACTTGCTTCATTTCCTGGAGCTGCAGTGGGACTCCTCGGTGCTGCATCACGAAGAGCTGATTGGGAAGGCTGGTGGCGTTTCGCTGTCCAA GGTTGAACGCTCCACAGACCAGGTGGTGAAGCCAGTGAACACGGAGGCCCTCTCTAAGTGGGTGGGAAACATTCCCAGCAATGTGATTGATGACATGGCTGAAATCGCCCCGATGCTCGCTCGCCTGGGCTACAATCCGCACGCCAACCCTCCTGATTACACAAAAGCAGATCCCATCACGTCTCCTTTTAACCACTTGCAG